The genome window GGTTGTTTTAGAATCTCAACCATGCGCTGCCCGCGCTCTAGTTGCTTACGGCTTGACTCATCCAAGTCGCTTGCAAACTGAGCAAAAGCTTGAAGCTCACGGTATTGTGCAAGGTCTAGTCGCAATGTTCCAGAAACTTGTTTTGTTGCCTTGATTTGAGCAGCACCCCCAACACGTGAAACAGAAAGACCAACGTTAATAGCAGGACGAATACCCGAGTTGAACAAATCAGACTCAAGAAAAATCTGTCCGTCAGTGATAGAAATCACGTTTGTTGGAATATAGGCGGATACGTCCCCTGCCTGAGTTTCAATAATTGGCAGTGCCGTCAAAGAGCCAGCACCTAAAGAATCGTTAACCTTGGCAGCGCGCTCAAGCAATCGTGAGTGAAGGTAAAAAACATCACCAGGATAGGCTTCGCGACCCGGAGGACGTCTTAAAATAAGAGACATTTCACGGTAAGCAACCGCATGCTTGGAAAGGTCATCATAAACAATAAGCGCATGTCGTGAATTATCTCTAAAATACTCACCCATTGTCACCCCAGCATATGGTGCCAAAAATTGTAAAGCGGCGGAGTCGCTAGCACCCGCATTTACAACGATTGTATAGTCCATTGCTCCATGCTCTTCAAGCTTTTTGACCACTTGAGCGACTGTAGATTGCTTTTGTCCAATAGCAACATAAATACAGACGACATCTTGCCCTTTTTGGTTAATGATGGTGTCTACAGCTACAGTTGTTTTGCCTGTTTGTCGGTCACCAATAATAAGCTCGCGCTGTCCACGGCCAATCGGAACAAGCGCATCAATAGCTTTAAGTCCAGTCTGAAGCGGCTCATGAACAGACTTTCTTGCCATAATTCCTGGGGCCTTTTCTTCTACAAAGCGTGTTTCAGAGGCCTCAATTGGTCCTTTAGCGTCGATAGGCTCGCCCAACGGATTAACAACACGTCCAATCATCGCATCACCCACTGGCACGCGCAATAATTTTCCAAGCCGCTTAACAGAGGAGCCTTCTTGAATTCCTTTTCCACTTCCCAAAACAACAACACCAACACTTGATTCTTCAAGGTTTAGTGCCATACCACTTTCGCCATTTTCAAACTCAACCATCTCGCCGGCCATAACATTTTTGAGTCCATAGACATTAGCAACGCCGTCTGCTGTGGAAAGTACTTTTCCTGTCTCCTCTACATCAACATTTAGATCAAAATTTTCAATCCGCTCTTTGATGATTGAGCTGATTTCATCAGCCTTCATTTTTGCTCCCACGTATTTACTCCTTACCGCTTATATTGCTTTTAATATGTGTTCTGTAAGTTGAGACTTTAACCGCTCAACCGAAAAACTTACCTCAACCCCAAGATCCTCAAGTTCAATTTTAATACCTGGGTACTCACTTTTTTTAGAAGTCAAGTGAATTGTGGCACCAAATTTTTTACCAAAGCTCGCCTCAAGATTCTCCAGTTGACTCTTGGTAAGCTCAAATGAACCTACAACCGAGCCCACAAAACGGTTATTTTTGATTGACATTTGATAATCAAGCCCTTGTTTTATCTCGGGTAAAATTCCAAGTCTATCATGCATGCTCAATAGTTTAATAAGATTCACTAGCTTAAGCTGAGGCTCTGAAATCATTGAAAGAAGAAGCTCTTCTTTTTGTTTAGAACTTACCTCACAAGAATGGATAATAGTTTGAAATTTTTCAACCTCATAAGCCATACACATTTCCTGCAAAGCAGAAGAGAAAGCTTCCAGTTCATTATCCCCAAGAGTTTGCATGAGAGCGTTTACATATTTTTTTGCCACCAATTCTCTCATTAGGCCACCTTCCTTAAGACGATATGGACAAACTTATCGCGGTCCAGAGTTGCTGCATCTCCTTGGAATATTTCATCCATAACCTCAGAAACAGCCACACGCGTCATACGTCGCCTTTCAATTTCAACTTGCTCATTATGCGTTTTATCTAAATTTTCCAACTCTTGTGCAAGCTCTTTTTGAAACTTCTGTTTTAAAATTTCAACCTCTTTTTTTGTTGTCTGGATAAGGGACTTTGCAGAAACTTTTGCCTCTTCAACCCGACTCAACGCCTCTTCTTTTCTCGCTTTTGATTCTTTAAGCTTTTGCTGGATGGAGTCCAAACTTTCTGCAATTCCATTGATTCGCTGAAAGTAGGCGGACTTAATTGGCTCTGCCAAAAGATAATAAAGTATAGCGGCAAAGATAGCAAAGTTAATTGCGCGAGGTACAATATCATACTCTCCGCTGCCGCTACCAGCCGCAAATAAAACAGCGGGGCTAGCAAACAGAAGAAAGTATCGTATCATGGTCATACTCTGTCTCCTTATCTTAAATTTGATTGAGTTTTGACTGAACACTCTCTTTAAAAAGAGGCATTTGTGCCAATAACCCACTCTTGAGCTCAACGCGCTCTTTATCCAAGCCTTCCAAAAACGCCGTATACTCTTCTTCGAGCTCTGCTTTGCGTTGTTCAACTTTTTTTAAAGCAGCATCTTTGAACTCTTGAATAAAATCTGCACGCACCCTTACGGCTTCTGCTTTGGCTTCCCTGATAATGCGCTCTGCTTCTTCTTGATACGCATTAATATCGCTAGTATTTTTTCCAGCATTCTCATAGTCGTTTGCAATTGCACTGTCCCTATTATGAATAAATTCCAAAAGAGGGCGGTACAACATTTTGTTTAGCAAAACCAACATAACTAGAAAAACAGCTACTGCCACCAACAACAGCGCCGGACTAATATCCAACATGAGCTTACTCCTTGTATTGATAAACACCTAAGACAAAAATCAAAATACGGTGGATTGGTATCGAGCACTTTGTTAAAGTCGACCGGATTCTAACATAGTTAAAGAAAAAATTTTATTAAAATTAAATAATCTGTGACATTTTGTTAAGAAAATCTTCAATCTCTCTTTCATTTTTAAAAGCAATAGCAATAGAATTATTGGACACTTTCACCTTTAATCCAAACCCCTGAAGGCGCTCTTTTGCAGATGAAAGCAGTGGTGAAATTTCAGGTTTTGAAGTTTTTTTGCTAGCCGTTTTCCCTTCTTTTAGGCGTTTAATAAGTGTTTCTGTATCACGCACACTCAACTTTTGACCCAAGATGGTTTGCACAACTTTTTCTTCTTCTTCGGGACTTAATCCAACAATAATTTTTGCATGCCCTTGAGAAATTTTTCCCTCACTAATGTAGCGCTTTGTTTGTTCACTCAGACTCAACAATCGCAGGGTATTTGTAATTTGGGTGCGGCTTTTATGAATAATTTCTGAAAGTCCCTCTTGCGTAATGGCGTATTCTTCAATAAGCTCATAGTAAGCATTGGCCAGCTCAACAGGGTTAAGGTTTTCGCGCTGAATATTTTCAATAAGCGCAAGCTCACGCAAATTCTCTGAAGCAATATCTGCCACAATTGCTTTGATGTATTCAACGCCAGCAAGCTTACTTGCCCGCAGTCGTCGCTCACCTGCAAGCAACATGTAACCGTCTTCTTTTTCAACAACCAAAATAGGCTGCAAAAGCCCATGTTTTTTTATTGATCTTGAAAGCTCTTCCAGTGCAGTTTCATCAAAGTGAGTACGAGGCTGAAAAGGATTGGGACGAATAGCATTTATTTCAATCTCGCGCACCAAATCCGCACTGTGTCCATTCAGCTCTTGGTTGTAAGCATCTTCAACATCACCAATAATAGCCCCAAGTCCTCTTCCTAATGCTTTTTTAGCCATACTAACTTACCATAATCGATTGAGCCAAATCTTGGTATGCTTGGGAGCCTGGCGATTTGATATCATAAAGGATGATAGGTTTTCCAAAGCTTGGGGATTCTGCTAACTTTACGTTGCGCGGAATAACAACATAATCTCCTCCTTGCTTATCTACAAAAAGTTTGCTTTTGAAATGTTGTTTCAAATCAGCAAACACTTGCTTTGAGAGGTTATTTTGAATGCTAAACATCGTTGGCAAAAACCCTTTTATTTCCAATTTTGGATTAATTGTTTTCTTAATCAGTTTTACGGTGTTTAGAAGTTGTGCCAACCCTTCTAAAGCATAAAATTCGCACTGGATTGGTATGATGATAGAGTTTGCAGCGCCCAACGCGTTGATTGTGATACTGCCAAGAGCAGGTGGTGAGTCAATAATAATATAGTCGTATTGATCGGCAATTTCTTCAATTTTTGTTTTTAAAATAAGCTCTCTTCCCTTGGTTTTGTTATCATAAAATTCTTTTTCAACACCAACAAGGCCGATATTCGAGGGAGCCAAATGGAGTGTTGGCAGGGAAGTTTTTAGGATAATTTGAGACATGCGCTTGCGACCAATAAGCACGTGATAAATGTTAAACTCGTAATCATTGCGGCTAAATCCCATGCCTGTTGTGGCGTTAGCTTGGGGGTCGATATCTATCAGCAACACACGCTTTTCGGCAACAGCCAAAGATGCTGCAAGGTTCACCGCCGTGGTTGTCTTTCCTACGCCACCCTTTTGGTTGGCAATTGCGATTATTTCACTCATCGTAAGCTGTACACCTTTTTGTTTCCAATCTGAATCGAGCCATCACTACACAAGAGCGCCTCGCGTAAAGAGACTTTCTCTTCGCCAATATGACATGTTGATACTTTGCTATGCTCGAATTCTAACTTATATTTACTAAAAATATTCTTCCACGAGGGCAAGGCCGAAAGTCTGTGCAAAAAAGATTCTAAAAATCCTTGAGCCTCTAAAACGGTGTCTAAAACCCCAAATGGCGGGGTTGATGTCTTTAAATTGATGCCCATAGAAACAACGATGCACGCTCCCGTCTTAATGCTCATTATCCCGCCAATTTTCTGGCTTTCCACATACAAGTCATTGGGCCATTTTACCCATGCCCTCGAACCTGCGTCGCAAAGAATCTGTTTTGCTATCATCCCAAAATAGATCGAAACAGACGCCAAAGGCAAATCCTTTGGAAGATGTTCCTCCTTTACACACAAACTCAAAAAAAGATTGCCACTTCCGCCTTCCCATTGGTTGCCTCGGCTTCCCACTCCCTGCGTTTGCTCTCTCGCTGTTATCACAACAGGGGGTTGCAAAGTGTTATTTTTTAATCCCTCTAAGACATACTGATGGGTTGAAGGGGTTGATTCAAGAAAGTAATGCTCCAACGCCACTCCTTTTTCCTGCCAAATAATCCTTTACATGTAAAGGCTTCTTTGAAGGCGCCTGCACATAGCAAACGCGCACGCTCCCTTGTGAACATCCTATGACTGCACCTTCTTTATCTAATGCAAGAATCTCTCCAGGTTGGTACCCGCCCGTACTGGACTCCACACAAAGCTCCAAAAGCTTAAGGCCACTAGATAACCAAAGGCCCGGCCATGGTGTTAGTGCTTGAAATTTTCGGCACAACACGGTACTGCTCGATGAAAAATCTACAATCCCTTGTGCTTTTGAAATTTTCGGTGCATAGGATGCTAGGGCATTGTGTTGAGGCAAGGGAAACACGGCATCTAGCTGCTGAAGGGTTCTTAAAGTTAATGTGGCCGCACACGCTGCTAAAGCTTCAAAAACTTCTGGTGCTTTTATGTGTGGGTCTAAAGAAAGGTAAGCATAGCCAATCATAGCACCCGTGTCCAATCCCTTGTCCATTAGCATAGCGGTTACTCCCGTATAAGCATCGCCCGCCAAAAGTGCTGCTTGAATAGGGCTTGCGCCTCGGTATCTTGGAAGCAGTGAGGCGTGGAGATTAATACAAGGGGCAATGTCCAACACAGATTGAGGCAAAAGCTGTCCGTAAGCAGCCACCACAATCACATCAGGCGATAAGGCTCGCAGTGTTTCTTGAATTTCAGGAAGTTTTAGCGAAGAGGGTTGAAACAGCGGAATCAAAGGATGCCCATTAAGAAGGCACTCTTTGACATGGGGTGGCTTCAGGAGTTTATTGCGTCCCGCAGGCTTGTCAGGTTGTGTAAACACGCCCACAACCTGACACTCATCCCACCCCAAAAGAGCCTCAAGGATAGACGTTGCATACTCGGGTGTTCCCATAAACACCACGCGCATTACGCCTCCCTTGGAGGGCAAAATAGGGTTCCCCCTTCGTGCTTATCGTGAAGCAAAAAACTGTACACGTCTTTGAGTTCAAAGCCACTTGCCATAAACATAGCGCCCTTGCGTTGGAGTAAAAAATTAGCGGCTTTAAGCTTAGTAACAATGCCTCCTGTGGCAAATTCAGTGCCCGGAGAAAAGGGTAAATGCAGCTCTTCTTCTTTAATTTCATGAACAATCTTGCGCATTTTGGCATCGGAGTTCTTGCGGGGATCTTTGTCGTAATAACCGTCAATATCCGATAAAATTACTAAAATATCCGCATCAAAATAGTGAGCCACATGCGCAGAAAGTTGGTCGTTGTCTCCAAAAACAATCTCTTCCGTGGCCGTAGCATCATTTTCATTAATGATAGGCAAAACACCTTGCCCTATCAAGGCATTAATGACATTTTGTGCATTTTTAGTGCGTTTGCGCGAGTCAAAATCTTCTGCAGTAATAAGCACTTGAGCCCCCATTTTAGAAAAATGCGAAAGCTTTTTGTTATACGTCTCAATCAAATAAGGCTGGCCAATAGCAGCAAGGGCTTGGCGATTTCCAAGGATACTTTTATCCAATTTAAGCCTCGTGTAGCCAGCAGCAATCGCGGCAGAGGAGACCAAAATCACCTCATATTTTTCCATCAGCGCCACCAAAAACTCCACAAGATTAAACATACGCTCGCGGCTAAGGTGATTTTGTTCGCTCAAAACATGGGTGCCAACTTTAACAACAACGCGTTTCATCTTCTCGTACCTTTTGAACTAAATCGGAAAGCGCAAAACGAAGGGCCTCTGTATTTCCATGGGTTACCGAAGAAAGTGGCAATACAAAATAAGGCTTTTTGGCGTCAAACTCATGGTAATCTTGGAAATAGGAAGGGAGCTCTCCCGTGAGTCGATAGCGCTCTTTCGGCGGGCAAACTTCTAACTTCAAGTGCGCTAAAAATGCCTCGATATCGCCTGCAATATTTTCACTATAAGCCCCATCGTAGCGCGTTAAGGCAATAGCAAAATAGCGCGAAGAAAGCAACGAAGAGTACTTGACAAGTTCTTGCTTTAACGTTTCATACTGCTCAATCAAAGGTCGGTAATTAGCCAAATCTATCATAAAAAGCAAGCATTTTGTCCGCTCAATGTGACGCAAGAATTCAAGCCCCAAGCCTCTGCCCTCGCTGGCTCCTTCAATGATGCCAGGAATATCGGCCATCACGTAGGAATTGTACATATCCACCTCAACCATGCCAAGCTTGGGTGTTAGGGTTGTAAATTCATAGTTAGCAATCTCAGGCGTAGCGTTTGAAAGGGTAGAAATGAGCGTGGATTTACCCACATTAGGAAACCCCACCAAGCCCACATCAGCAATAAGCTTAAGCTCCAAACGCACGGCTTTAATCTGGCCTGGTTTACCCGGTTGTGAATGGGTGGGACGCTGGTTCACAGAGTTTTTAAAATGGGTGTTTCCAAGACCGCCCATGCCGCCTTCTAAAAAAACAACCTTTTGCCCATGTTCCACCAAATCCATAAGCACTTCGCCGTTCTCTTGATCAAGAATCTGTGTTCCTGGAGGAATGATGACTTCAAGGGATTCGCCTTTTTTGCCATACATATTTCGCCCCATGCCCGCTTCGCCATTTTTTGCTTTCAGTGCGCGCTTTCCTTTAAAATGGGAAAGGGTGTGAGTATTGTTATCAACACACAGGACAATATCCCCACCTCGGCCGCCATCGCCGCCATCAGGTCCGCCCATAATGACGTGCTTCTCGCGCCGAAATGAAACGGCACCGGGGCCACCTTTGCCTGCGCTCAGGGTTAGTTCAACGGTATCTATAAACATGGGTCTACCTTTTTTACATGTAAGAACGAAATAGTATGAAACAAAACGAGGACGGGTAGGCCAAGCCTACCCATGAGAGAAAGTGAACTATGCGGGGTAAACAGAAACTTTTTTTCTGTCGCGGTCTTTGCGCTCAAACTTCACATAGCCGTCAACCAACGCGTAAAGGGTATGGTCTGTGCCCATACCTACGTTGCTGCCCTTATGTGTTTTTGTGCCACGCTGACGAATGATAATGTTGCCAGCTCGTACAAATTCTCCACCGAATTTTTTTACACCAAGCCGACGACCGGCGGAGTCTCGGTTATTCTGGGTACTACCTTGACCTTTCTTATGTGCCATTGTTTCTCCTTAGCTCGCGATTTTTACGACTTTAACTCGGGTAAACTCACGGCGGAAACCGCGCTTGAGTTTAGAGTCTTTTCGTCGTCGCTTTTTATAAATAACAACTTTTTTATCTTTACCAGAAGTAACTACTTCAAGTGTTACTTTTGCGCCTTCTACCAATGGTGTTCCCACCGTCAACTCACCATTGTTAATGGCAAGCACTTCCGTAACCTCGATTACGTCTTTCGGGGCAGCGTCAAGTTTATCGACATTTAAAAAGTCGCCTTCTTGCACTTTGTATTGCTTGCCGCCGTTTTTAATGATAGCGTACATTGCTAATCCTTAAGAATTTTGGATTACCATAGGGCACTTTTTGAAAATTTCAAGAAAGATTTTGGAGCACCTAAATGGCATATAAGAGGCGCATAATAGCCAAAAAAAAATTAAGCCTAGTTTAAAATAATTGCGCGCACCTCATCAATCAAAGCGATGGAAGCTTCAATTTCTGCCTTACGGATAGCCACACTTTCTATATTAAACCCAACAGGAACACCCTTGGCAGTGCCGTACATGTAAAGCATTTTTGCCACATAGCGGATATGCGCCATCGATCCCCCCAGCATATCATCTGAAGCCAAAAGCATCTCTTCTAGCATGGAGGGGATATGAATCCCTAGCCATTTCATGAACGTAAGGGTTTTTTCCGATCCGCATGGCGTAAGGGTAAAAACGATAGGCACCAAGGGAAGGTTTTTAGCCTGAGAAAGCGCCACATAATCATCCAAAAAGCGCTTAGATGCCTCCAAATCATACACGGCTTGGGTCACAAAAAAACTACATCCCTCTTCAACTTTACGGACCACGCGCTCATGTTCATCATGTTTTTTCATGTGCCGCTCTGGGATAGCAATACCCCCAAGCAGCAAATCTGGTGCTACCTCTCGTTTCAAAGCGTACGCTTCTTGCATGCTAAGCGTCATCTGCTGCGTACGTGAAGCTGCCCCCACAAATACACATAAGGCCGCAGCATTATTGTGCTCTTCAAGCCAAGCTTGGGTTTGGGCTTTGGTGTATTTTCCTATTGCTCGGTATAAAATAGAAGGGGTAGACAATTCCTTGAGATAAGAAGAAGCGTATGTTGCTGGGTCAATGGTCTCCAAAAAAGGAAAGGGGCGCTCTTGATTGGTGCGCTGGGCCTCATCTTGTAAATCATACACCACCACACCATCAATAGTGCTATTTTTTAATCGTGCGCACTGCCGTGCAGCAATCTCTTGAATTTGGCTAGGCGTGTTAGTGGCCTTAGGGGGCGTAAGACCATACAGCACAATGCCCGCCTGTCTTTGATGAATCTGTTCCACAACATTCTCCTTTTAAGTGTGGCGTATTTTACTTGCTCTGACTTAGCTTTTGCTTTTGCTTTGTTTTTAAGACGGGCTATGTTAAGTTGCTGTACATAACACTCAAAACGAAGACACCTTAAGTGTTTTCGTTTTTACCCCATCAAGGAGACCCCCATGCAGTATCTGGTTGCTGGACTTATTATTTCTACTTTATTCCTAAGTGGCTGCGACAAAAAAGAGGCTTCGACCCACACTCCTCCCACCACAACCACCCAGGCAAGCCCTTCTGTTGCTAGTGATTCTCCCAAAAAAGAGGCAGCACAAGAGAAAGACGACATTGAAAAACAAATTGCCCAAGCGCTAACCCCTGCGCAAGAGGAAGTGGCTAAAAAACTGGAAGAGACCAACAAAGAGCTCTCTGAACGTTTAGCGCAAACAGCACAAGAAGGAAATGAAAAGATTCAAGAAACCCTTGAAGCCACAACATCTACACTCATGGTGAGCGAAAAATCCGCACCCCAAAAAGCAAATGCCTGTGCCACTTGCCATGGAGCAAAGGGAGAAAAAGTTGCCCTAGGGCGCAGCAAAATTCTCAATGAAATGACGTCTCAAGAGATCAAAGATTCTCTTTTGGGATACCAAGAGGGTACTTACGGTGGTGCCATGAAAGCAATGATGCAAACACAGGTAAGGAATTTAACAAAAAAAGAGATTGGAGCCTTAGCCCAATTTTACGCCAAGCCATAACAAGATTTCTTGTTATGGCTTGGGAGGGTTTTAAATGACCATGTTGGTGTAATAATCTATTTGATCTTTTTTCAAAATACGAATATAGTTAGTACTTCCCGCCACACCAGTAGGGTACCCTGCGGTCGCCACATAAGTTTTTTCAGGGTCAACAAACCCTAACTTTACTGCTTTTTGAACCGCAGTGGCCAACATAAGGTTAA of Sulfurospirillum tamanense contains these proteins:
- the obgE gene encoding GTPase ObgE, yielding MFIDTVELTLSAGKGGPGAVSFRREKHVIMGGPDGGDGGRGGDIVLCVDNNTHTLSHFKGKRALKAKNGEAGMGRNMYGKKGESLEVIIPPGTQILDQENGEVLMDLVEHGQKVVFLEGGMGGLGNTHFKNSVNQRPTHSQPGKPGQIKAVRLELKLIADVGLVGFPNVGKSTLISTLSNATPEIANYEFTTLTPKLGMVEVDMYNSYVMADIPGIIEGASEGRGLGLEFLRHIERTKCLLFMIDLANYRPLIEQYETLKQELVKYSSLLSSRYFAIALTRYDGAYSENIAGDIEAFLAHLKLEVCPPKERYRLTGELPSYFQDYHEFDAKKPYFVLPLSSVTHGNTEALRFALSDLVQKVREDETRCC
- the rpmA gene encoding 50S ribosomal protein L27, with translation MAHKKGQGSTQNNRDSAGRRLGVKKFGGEFVRAGNIIIRQRGTKTHKGSNVGMGTDHTLYALVDGYVKFERKDRDRKKVSVYPA
- a CDS encoding F0F1 ATP synthase subunit delta, which translates into the protein MRELVAKKYVNALMQTLGDNELEAFSSALQEMCMAYEVEKFQTIIHSCEVSSKQKEELLLSMISEPQLKLVNLIKLLSMHDRLGILPEIKQGLDYQMSIKNNRFVGSVVGSFELTKSQLENLEASFGKKFGATIHLTSKKSEYPGIKIELEDLGVEVSFSVERLKSQLTEHILKAI
- the proB gene encoding glutamate 5-kinase is translated as MKRVVVKVGTHVLSEQNHLSRERMFNLVEFLVALMEKYEVILVSSAAIAAGYTRLKLDKSILGNRQALAAIGQPYLIETYNKKLSHFSKMGAQVLITAEDFDSRKRTKNAQNVINALIGQGVLPIINENDATATEEIVFGDNDQLSAHVAHYFDADILVILSDIDGYYDKDPRKNSDAKMRKIVHEIKEEELHLPFSPGTEFATGGIVTKLKAANFLLQRKGAMFMASGFELKDVYSFLLHDKHEGGTLFCPPREA
- a CDS encoding F0F1 ATP synthase subunit B — encoded protein: MTMIRYFLLFASPAVLFAAGSGSGEYDIVPRAINFAIFAAILYYLLAEPIKSAYFQRINGIAESLDSIQQKLKESKARKEEALSRVEEAKVSAKSLIQTTKKEVEILKQKFQKELAQELENLDKTHNEQVEIERRRMTRVAVSEVMDEIFQGDAATLDRDKFVHIVLRKVA
- the atpA gene encoding F0F1 ATP synthase subunit alpha — its product is MKADEISSIIKERIENFDLNVDVEETGKVLSTADGVANVYGLKNVMAGEMVEFENGESGMALNLEESSVGVVVLGSGKGIQEGSSVKRLGKLLRVPVGDAMIGRVVNPLGEPIDAKGPIEASETRFVEEKAPGIMARKSVHEPLQTGLKAIDALVPIGRGQRELIIGDRQTGKTTVAVDTIINQKGQDVVCIYVAIGQKQSTVAQVVKKLEEHGAMDYTIVVNAGASDSAALQFLAPYAGVTMGEYFRDNSRHALIVYDDLSKHAVAYREMSLILRRPPGREAYPGDVFYLHSRLLERAAKVNDSLGAGSLTALPIIETQAGDVSAYIPTNVISITDGQIFLESDLFNSGIRPAINVGLSVSRVGGAAQIKATKQVSGTLRLDLAQYRELQAFAQFASDLDESSRKQLERGQRMVEILKQPPYSPLPVEKQVLLIYAGSRGYLDDIEVSDVGAFEVELYPFIEAKYPEILEQIRSKKVLDKEIEDLLSKALNEFKTTFAVK
- a CDS encoding c-type cytochrome, which gives rise to MQYLVAGLIISTLFLSGCDKKEASTHTPPTTTTQASPSVASDSPKKEAAQEKDDIEKQIAQALTPAQEEVAKKLEETNKELSERLAQTAQEGNEKIQETLEATTSTLMVSEKSAPQKANACATCHGAKGEKVALGRSKILNEMTSQEIKDSLLGYQEGTYGGAMKAMMQTQVRNLTKKEIGALAQFYAKP
- a CDS encoding ParA family protein, which codes for MSEIIAIANQKGGVGKTTTAVNLAASLAVAEKRVLLIDIDPQANATTGMGFSRNDYEFNIYHVLIGRKRMSQIILKTSLPTLHLAPSNIGLVGVEKEFYDNKTKGRELILKTKIEEIADQYDYIIIDSPPALGSITINALGAANSIIIPIQCEFYALEGLAQLLNTVKLIKKTINPKLEIKGFLPTMFSIQNNLSKQVFADLKQHFKSKLFVDKQGGDYVVIPRNVKLAESPSFGKPIILYDIKSPGSQAYQDLAQSIMVS
- a CDS encoding ParB/RepB/Spo0J family partition protein encodes the protein MAKKALGRGLGAIIGDVEDAYNQELNGHSADLVREIEINAIRPNPFQPRTHFDETALEELSRSIKKHGLLQPILVVEKEDGYMLLAGERRLRASKLAGVEYIKAIVADIASENLRELALIENIQRENLNPVELANAYYELIEEYAITQEGLSEIIHKSRTQITNTLRLLSLSEQTKRYISEGKISQGHAKIIVGLSPEEEEKVVQTILGQKLSVRDTETLIKRLKEGKTASKKTSKPEISPLLSSAKERLQGFGLKVKVSNNSIAIAFKNEREIEDFLNKMSQII
- a CDS encoding methylenetetrahydrofolate reductase; translated protein: MEQIHQRQAGIVLYGLTPPKATNTPSQIQEIAARQCARLKNSTIDGVVVYDLQDEAQRTNQERPFPFLETIDPATYASSYLKELSTPSILYRAIGKYTKAQTQAWLEEHNNAAALCVFVGAASRTQQMTLSMQEAYALKREVAPDLLLGGIAIPERHMKKHDEHERVVRKVEEGCSFFVTQAVYDLEASKRFLDDYVALSQAKNLPLVPIVFTLTPCGSEKTLTFMKWLGIHIPSMLEEMLLASDDMLGGSMAHIRYVAKMLYMYGTAKGVPVGFNIESVAIRKAEIEASIALIDEVRAIILN
- a CDS encoding biotin--[acetyl-CoA-carboxylase] ligase; translated protein: MEHYFLESTPSTHQYVLEGLKNNTLQPPVVITAREQTQGVGSRGNQWEGGSGNLFLSLCVKEEHLPKDLPLASVSIYFGMIAKQILCDAGSRAWVKWPNDLYVESQKIGGIMSIKTGACIVVSMGINLKTSTPPFGVLDTVLEAQGFLESFLHRLSALPSWKNIFSKYKLEFEHSKVSTCHIGEEKVSLREALLCSDGSIQIGNKKVYSLR
- the fmt gene encoding methionyl-tRNA formyltransferase, with protein sequence MRVVFMGTPEYATSILEALLGWDECQVVGVFTQPDKPAGRNKLLKPPHVKECLLNGHPLIPLFQPSSLKLPEIQETLRALSPDVIVVAAYGQLLPQSVLDIAPCINLHASLLPRYRGASPIQAALLAGDAYTGVTAMLMDKGLDTGAMIGYAYLSLDPHIKAPEVFEALAACAATLTLRTLQQLDAVFPLPQHNALASYAPKISKAQGIVDFSSSSTVLCRKFQALTPWPGLWLSSGLKLLELCVESSTGGYQPGEILALDKEGAVIGCSQGSVRVCYVQAPSKKPLHVKDYLAGKRSGVGALLS
- a CDS encoding FoF1 ATP synthase subunit B' codes for the protein MLDISPALLLVAVAVFLVMLVLLNKMLYRPLLEFIHNRDSAIANDYENAGKNTSDINAYQEEAERIIREAKAEAVRVRADFIQEFKDAALKKVEQRKAELEEEYTAFLEGLDKERVELKSGLLAQMPLFKESVQSKLNQI
- the rplU gene encoding 50S ribosomal protein L21, producing MYAIIKNGGKQYKVQEGDFLNVDKLDAAPKDVIEVTEVLAINNGELTVGTPLVEGAKVTLEVVTSGKDKKVVIYKKRRRKDSKLKRGFRREFTRVKVVKIAS